Proteins from a genomic interval of Candidatus Nomurabacteria bacterium:
- the murE gene encoding UDP-N-acetylmuramyl-tripeptide synthetase codes for MSPKKRIVHMTLNLLRRLLPSWVFQLQHYIEARVAQVIYKNPSRSLLVIGIVGSKGKTTTANILWGILNDKKKPAGLIGTADIQIGNRRVKNHWHKTMPGRWHTQKLLSQMKKSGCKYAILEVPSEAQQNWRHIGINFDIIIFTNVTNEILAVHKNSLELLHKHNKRLLSIFHRLKKKKINGSKFPKTILANKDSEFYGEYTKFKADQKFSYSVKEESDFKPAHIESGIEDSTFKLKNTRFKLNIPGKINISNATAAIATAQIIGLNPKTISKRLESYGGVPGRMNLIKQGQPFTVVIDYAHEESGLQQLVEWAKESLPKGGKIISLICGQGGGRDIKKRPIMGEIAARYCDSVVISNDDVYDDDPQDIINDIVKGCKKVRPELKGIYQIQDRKEGISKALSLAKKNDIVLITGKGTDPSSIIAGVKIPWDEYAIVKEELTKLGYSKKY; via the coding sequence ATGTCGCCCAAAAAAAGAATAGTACACATGACGCTTAACCTGCTAAGAAGGCTCCTGCCAAGTTGGGTCTTTCAGCTACAGCACTACATAGAGGCCAGAGTTGCTCAAGTTATATACAAAAATCCAAGCAGATCATTGCTGGTAATTGGTATTGTAGGCTCAAAAGGGAAGACCACCACAGCAAACATCTTATGGGGAATACTAAATGACAAAAAAAAACCTGCCGGCTTAATCGGTACGGCGGACATCCAAATAGGTAACAGGAGAGTAAAGAACCATTGGCACAAAACTATGCCTGGACGTTGGCACACCCAAAAGTTACTTTCACAAATGAAAAAAAGTGGATGCAAATATGCCATACTAGAAGTCCCGAGTGAAGCTCAGCAAAACTGGCGCCATATCGGCATCAACTTCGACATCATTATTTTTACAAATGTCACGAACGAGATCTTAGCCGTTCATAAAAACAGCCTAGAACTATTACACAAACACAACAAGAGACTATTATCTATCTTCCACAGGTTAAAGAAAAAGAAAATAAATGGAAGTAAATTCCCAAAGACAATTCTTGCCAATAAAGATTCCGAATTCTATGGAGAATATACAAAATTCAAAGCAGATCAAAAATTCTCCTATTCGGTAAAAGAAGAAAGTGACTTTAAGCCTGCCCATATAGAGTCTGGTATTGAAGACAGCACATTTAAACTTAAAAACACTAGATTTAAGCTTAATATACCCGGCAAAATAAACATATCAAATGCCACAGCAGCTATAGCAACCGCACAGATTATTGGACTAAACCCAAAAACTATTTCAAAAAGATTAGAAAGTTATGGTGGCGTACCTGGGAGAATGAACCTAATAAAGCAGGGACAGCCCTTTACGGTAGTAATCGACTATGCCCACGAGGAAAGCGGCTTACAACAATTAGTAGAGTGGGCTAAAGAATCACTCCCTAAAGGAGGAAAGATAATTAGTCTTATCTGCGGACAAGGAGGGGGCAGAGACATTAAAAAGCGCCCTATCATGGGAGAGATAGCCGCTAGATATTGTGACTCAGTAGTCATTAGTAACGACGACGTATACGACGATGACCCTCAAGATATTATTAATGACATCGTAAAAGGCTGCAAAAAAGTCAGGCCAGAACTAAAAGGAATTTATCAGATCCAAGACAGAAAAGAAGGAATCTCCAAAGCCTTGAGCTTAGCAAAAAAGAATGACATTGTTTTAATAACCGGAAAAGGAACAGACCCAAGTAGCATCATAGCCGGAGTAAAGATCCCCTGGGATGAATACGCAATAGTAAAAGAAGAACTTACTAAACTAGGGTACAGCAAGAAATATTAA
- the argS gene encoding arginine--tRNA ligase has protein sequence MTTYFLDRFSEELKVNLQKLLKTPHNFEVIPAHPKTGAHIAVPLFSVAKELSLNPNELAQKLSQEVNISEIKKLEPAGGFLNIWLDPRLLAENLSLDLKENQLYGSNDSGSGELAIVDYVGLNMAKPFSIGHLRPTLQGQAIINLLKLSGYQTVGDTHIGDSGTPFGIWVVGFKLLSCDEKLKEGGAYELGRVYAETKALLKKEEEAGNTKLKEQVAGWLKKLEAGDPEALMYQAKFNDVTIAHMFGVLEELGVHPDENLGESFFLKRGKQIVQELIKDGVATKQSDGSVIVNLEEYDIKTPILIEKSDGTSLYATTDIATIEHRLKNYPKTPKKIIYSVDIQQRFHFQQVFALAKKLGWLESTELFHAWFGQIQETNEDGKREKMSSRKGAMHIRDLIDRALEYATKTVEDRDLKFEDIHKIALGAIKFNDFAQDRKTNILFDWDRMFSLQGFSGPFVQYAGVRIKSILQKLAEDADNQKELKSDYNFEEESELLLKLSKYPELVRTSAEKYEPHHLATYAFELAKELNRYYEEVNIMNSAPEEKEARVWLLKFTYSILESSLGILGIEIPSKM, from the coding sequence ATGACTACATATTTTTTAGATAGATTCTCAGAAGAACTGAAAGTTAATCTACAGAAGCTACTTAAAACTCCACATAATTTTGAGGTCATCCCAGCTCACCCAAAAACTGGGGCTCACATTGCCGTCCCACTTTTTTCCGTCGCCAAAGAACTAAGCTTAAATCCAAACGAGCTTGCACAAAAGCTTTCACAAGAAGTTAATATCAGCGAGATAAAAAAACTAGAACCGGCAGGAGGCTTCCTAAACATTTGGCTCGACCCAAGATTGCTTGCAGAAAACTTAAGTTTAGATCTCAAAGAAAACCAACTTTACGGATCTAACGATTCTGGTTCTGGAGAGCTGGCCATAGTAGATTACGTTGGGCTTAACATGGCTAAACCATTTAGCATTGGACATCTAAGGCCGACCCTACAGGGCCAAGCAATAATAAACCTACTTAAGCTTAGTGGATATCAAACGGTTGGAGATACGCATATTGGTGATAGCGGTACACCATTTGGTATTTGGGTTGTTGGCTTCAAGTTATTGAGTTGCGATGAAAAATTAAAAGAAGGAGGAGCGTATGAACTTGGTAGAGTATATGCAGAAACAAAAGCTCTACTTAAAAAAGAGGAAGAAGCCGGAAACACTAAACTAAAAGAGCAGGTAGCAGGCTGGCTGAAAAAGTTAGAAGCAGGGGATCCAGAGGCTCTGATGTACCAGGCTAAGTTCAATGATGTCACAATCGCTCACATGTTCGGAGTTCTAGAAGAACTTGGAGTGCATCCAGATGAGAACCTTGGCGAATCATTCTTCTTAAAAAGAGGAAAACAAATCGTCCAAGAACTAATAAAAGATGGTGTCGCGACAAAGCAATCAGACGGATCCGTCATAGTCAATCTCGAAGAATACGACATAAAAACTCCAATACTGATAGAGAAAAGCGACGGAACGTCTCTCTACGCCACTACTGACATTGCAACAATCGAGCATAGACTCAAAAACTATCCAAAAACTCCAAAGAAGATAATCTACTCGGTAGATATCCAACAAAGATTTCACTTTCAACAAGTCTTCGCTCTAGCAAAAAAACTGGGCTGGCTAGAATCAACCGAACTCTTCCACGCTTGGTTTGGGCAGATTCAAGAAACTAACGAGGACGGCAAAAGAGAAAAGATGAGTTCCCGTAAAGGCGCCATGCATATTAGAGACCTGATTGATCGCGCGCTAGAATATGCCACAAAGACGGTCGAGGACAGGGATCTTAAATTCGAAGACATTCACAAGATTGCTCTCGGAGCAATTAAGTTTAACGACTTCGCCCAAGACAGAAAAACAAATATTTTATTCGATTGGGATCGTATGTTCAGCCTCCAAGGTTTTTCTGGACCATTCGTTCAATATGCAGGAGTAAGAATTAAATCCATCCTACAAAAATTGGCTGAAGACGCAGACAACCAAAAAGAACTTAAATCAGATTACAATTTCGAAGAAGAATCAGAACTTTTACTTAAGCTTAGTAAATATCCAGAACTAGTAAGAACTTCTGCCGAAAAGTACGAGCCCCATCATCTAGCAACCTATGCGTTTGAACTCGCCAAAGAGCTAAATAGATACTACGAAGAAGTTAATATTATGAATTCCGCTCCAGAAGAAAAAGAAGCCCGAGTTTGGCTCCTTAAGTTTACCTATAGTATCCTTGAGTCATCATTAGGAATTCTCGGCATAGAGATCCCGTCTAAGATGTAA
- a CDS encoding methionine--tRNA ligase, translating into MTKFYITTTIPYVNGDLHLGHAQEFAEADTLARYYRSKGDEVLFSAGTDENGEKNFEVAQKSGITPQQYVDSMLPNVLAVHKAYNISADRFIRTSDEAHHARVQIAWTKLKPYIFKSKYIGYYCVGCEEFKTETDFKENNGVCPDHNRKYEMREEENYFFKLSDFGERITEAINSEEMRVVPDSKKNEILSLIKSGLDDLSVSRPKSKLAWGVEVPDDPEHTIYIWFEALLNYITLIGYPEHEDFKKFWPADLQVLGKGVLRQHAAIWPAILMGLGLPLPKNLFVHGYVSVNGKKMSKSLGNSVDPLYLAKLFGTDGARYFLLSSIPSYSDGDFTWQKMLNVYNNDLINGLGNVIQRTSMMIGKYLNGEIGDKVPGSRHDHTVYHEALSDYRFDKALEWVFGIVDGVNKYLEQTKPWMLAKDESNKEHVREILLTCVADLREVSALLAPFMPQTAEMINSVFGGSVLNPPQGPVFARVELPGELTAQGAV; encoded by the coding sequence ATGACAAAATTTTATATAACGACAACAATCCCCTACGTAAATGGGGATCTTCACTTGGGCCATGCTCAAGAATTTGCTGAGGCTGATACCCTTGCTAGATATTACAGATCAAAAGGCGATGAAGTCTTATTTAGCGCCGGAACAGATGAAAATGGAGAGAAGAATTTTGAGGTTGCCCAAAAATCTGGGATTACTCCTCAACAATATGTCGATTCAATGCTTCCGAATGTTCTTGCTGTACATAAAGCTTACAATATTTCTGCCGATAGATTTATAAGGACTAGTGATGAGGCTCACCATGCGCGAGTTCAGATTGCTTGGACTAAATTAAAGCCTTATATTTTTAAGTCTAAATATATTGGTTACTACTGTGTGGGGTGTGAGGAGTTTAAGACAGAGACTGACTTTAAAGAGAACAATGGTGTTTGCCCGGATCATAACCGAAAGTACGAAATGAGAGAAGAAGAAAATTACTTCTTTAAATTGAGCGACTTTGGCGAAAGAATTACTGAGGCGATTAACTCAGAAGAAATGAGGGTAGTTCCTGATTCTAAAAAGAATGAGATCTTAAGCTTAATTAAATCGGGGTTGGATGATTTGAGTGTCTCTAGGCCAAAGTCAAAGCTTGCTTGGGGTGTTGAGGTTCCTGATGACCCTGAGCATACTATTTATATCTGGTTTGAGGCACTTCTTAACTACATTACTCTAATTGGTTACCCAGAGCATGAAGATTTTAAAAAGTTTTGGCCAGCTGATTTGCAGGTTTTGGGTAAAGGAGTTTTAAGGCAACATGCGGCGATATGGCCGGCGATATTAATGGGCCTTGGTTTGCCACTTCCTAAAAATCTTTTTGTACACGGTTACGTTAGTGTGAACGGCAAAAAGATGAGTAAATCTTTAGGCAATAGTGTGGATCCTCTATATCTGGCAAAGTTATTTGGGACTGACGGGGCAAGGTACTTCTTGCTCTCTTCTATACCTAGTTATAGTGACGGAGATTTTACCTGGCAAAAGATGTTAAATGTTTATAACAATGATCTTATTAATGGTCTAGGCAATGTCATCCAAAGGACGTCGATGATGATTGGCAAGTATTTGAATGGAGAGATTGGAGATAAAGTTCCGGGATCTAGACACGATCATACTGTGTATCACGAAGCTTTGAGCGATTACCGCTTTGATAAGGCATTAGAATGGGTTTTTGGGATAGTTGATGGGGTTAATAAATATTTAGAGCAGACTAAGCCATGGATGCTTGCTAAGGATGAATCTAATAAAGAGCATGTTAGAGAGATTCTATTAACCTGCGTTGCAGATTTACGAGAAGTATCTGCTTTATTGGCTCCATTTATGCCTCAAACTGCAGAGATGATTAACTCTGTGTTTGGTGGCAGTGTCCTAAATCCGCCTCAAGGTCCAGTATTTGCAAGAGTTGAACTCCCTGGAGAGTTAACTGCTCAAGGTGCTGTTTAG
- a CDS encoding bifunctional 5,10-methylenetetrahydrofolate dehydrogenase/5,10-methenyltetrahydrofolate cyclohydrolase → MKFLKGSELVEYISERQAKQIRGLVQSKSIQPKLAIINTNPNHKPSQKYLELKKARGEELGITVDIHQIVESVAEEKIKELAKNKSVHGIILQLPLEDPTLTDELTNLIPPEKDVDGLNKNSLVEPATVGAILWLLAGYNIDLKDKDILIIGQGKLVGLPLLKTLKDQNLSVKTLDETNSPEELKEFIQNSDIIITATGSPGLIKSEMIKDNQVIIDAGTSEDGGVLKGDLDPEVYNSKLDIKITPSIGGVGPLTISYLYENLLHLIDKNS, encoded by the coding sequence ATGAAGTTTTTAAAAGGCAGTGAACTAGTAGAATACATCTCCGAAAGGCAGGCTAAACAAATTAGAGGCTTAGTCCAAAGCAAAAGCATCCAACCAAAGCTTGCCATCATCAATACAAACCCAAATCATAAACCTAGCCAAAAATATTTAGAGCTAAAAAAAGCTAGAGGAGAAGAGTTAGGAATAACAGTTGATATACACCAGATTGTTGAGAGTGTAGCAGAAGAGAAGATAAAAGAGCTCGCAAAAAACAAATCAGTGCACGGGATTATCCTGCAACTGCCACTCGAAGACCCAACTTTAACTGACGAGCTGACTAACTTGATTCCACCAGAAAAAGACGTTGACGGTTTAAACAAAAACAGTTTAGTGGAGCCCGCTACAGTCGGGGCAATCTTATGGCTTCTGGCCGGCTACAATATCGATCTAAAAGATAAAGATATCTTAATCATTGGCCAAGGTAAACTAGTTGGCCTACCTTTATTAAAAACCCTAAAAGATCAAAACCTATCAGTTAAGACTCTAGATGAGACAAATTCACCAGAAGAACTAAAAGAATTTATACAGAATTCAGACATAATCATTACAGCTACCGGCTCACCTGGGCTCATAAAATCCGAAATGATAAAAGATAACCAAGTCATCATCGATGCCGGGACTTCAGAAGATGGGGGAGTCTTAAAAGGAGATCTAGATCCAGAAGTATATAATTCCAAATTAGACATAAAAATAACTCCAAGTATTGGCGGAGTTGGACCTCTAACCATAAGCTATCTATACGAGAACCTCTTGCATCTCATTGACAAAAACAGCTAG
- a CDS encoding MscL family protein encodes MARRIKSKTTTKSETAVQRAARLTKLKEARATKLTVGFVDFIREQGVVGLAVGLAMGAAAGAAVKAIVDGFVSPVIGFILGGSTLANKVWNTGLERGGKELVIAWGSAANAVVTLLATGLVIYFVVMGLKLNRLDKKKEK; translated from the coding sequence ATGGCAAGAAGAATTAAGTCTAAGACTACTACTAAATCTGAAACTGCTGTGCAGAGAGCGGCTAGATTGACCAAGCTTAAGGAGGCCAGGGCGACTAAATTAACTGTTGGTTTTGTTGATTTTATTCGCGAGCAAGGTGTGGTTGGTTTGGCGGTAGGCCTTGCTATGGGTGCAGCGGCTGGAGCGGCAGTTAAAGCTATTGTAGACGGCTTTGTAAGTCCGGTTATTGGATTTATCTTAGGTGGGTCAACTCTTGCTAATAAAGTTTGGAATACTGGCTTAGAGCGTGGTGGCAAAGAGCTTGTTATTGCATGGGGGTCTGCTGCAAATGCCGTAGTTACCCTATTGGCGACTGGTCTAGTTATATACTTCGTAGTTATGGGGCTAAAGTTGAATCGTCTCGATAAGAAAAAAGAAAAATAA
- a CDS encoding ABC transporter permease subunit, giving the protein MRLNLQLLKESIKDHRVRWATFCLIGFGFLVLYIATFPAIQKSSADYDKLISTLPKGVISAFNITTGPQTLIGYLASKHFGFTWPLMLIMLAVSYSSYAIAQGVQDKTITHLLAMPISRKELYLTRLVSGTIGIIFFVIISQVLVIPLAALFKYNLSNSDAVMIAILGLLFGLAVLGLGMLSSAIANDARKSTAAISGVLLISYVLYLIASLETNLDKLKYFSVFHYFNPGRVVTTGSLESSSLLFLLGTFIISTLIGLFYFRKKDIPI; this is encoded by the coding sequence ATGAGACTAAACCTACAACTTCTAAAAGAATCTATCAAAGATCACCGCGTGCGCTGGGCAACTTTCTGCTTAATTGGTTTTGGATTTCTTGTTCTTTATATTGCCACCTTTCCAGCTATCCAAAAATCTTCAGCTGATTACGATAAGTTGATAAGTACCTTACCTAAAGGCGTTATATCGGCCTTTAATATAACCACCGGACCACAGACCTTAATAGGCTATCTGGCTTCAAAGCACTTTGGCTTTACTTGGCCATTAATGCTAATAATGCTGGCAGTATCTTATAGCAGTTACGCCATCGCCCAAGGAGTTCAAGACAAAACTATTACCCATCTTTTAGCTATGCCCATCTCTAGAAAAGAACTGTACCTAACTAGACTAGTATCTGGAACAATTGGAATAATATTTTTCGTAATAATTTCCCAAGTCTTAGTTATCCCGTTAGCGGCCCTCTTTAAGTACAACCTTAGCAATTCAGATGCTGTTATGATTGCAATCTTAGGGCTATTATTTGGATTGGCGGTGTTAGGCCTTGGTATGCTCTCCTCCGCAATAGCAAACGATGCCAGAAAATCTACTGCGGCTATTAGTGGGGTCCTGCTTATATCATACGTCTTATACTTAATAGCAAGTTTAGAGACTAACTTAGATAAACTTAAATACTTCTCAGTCTTCCATTATTTTAACCCAGGAAGAGTAGTTACTACGGGCAGCCTTGAGTCTTCAAGCCTCCTCTTTTTGTTAGGTACATTCATTATAAGTACCCTTATTGGTCTTTTCTATTTTAGAAAAAAAGATATCCCAATATAG
- a CDS encoding ABC transporter ATP-binding protein, with protein MSSPVVLDINNVTKFFGKQKALEDVSLKISKGEIFGFLGPNGAGKSTTIRCITDTIRPNKGSVTIFGKDANKEASSTELKNLIGYVPAEPNLYPNWTVDRHIKFAEHIFKVDSKRSTELKKLLSIDGDRKVGALSTGNHQKLAIILALIHNPMLLILDEPTRGLDPLFRSTLHQLLRDYQARGGTILLSSHDLYEVEELCSKVAIIKDGKIIDDTDLSKLKKVGSHSIKVTFKKSVPKELNSLHIEDLTTTINSASFLLRGDLNKLLEILVKYNVQQLSISSPTLEDIFKEIYS; from the coding sequence ATGAGCAGCCCAGTTGTACTAGATATTAATAACGTCACTAAGTTTTTTGGCAAGCAAAAAGCATTAGAGGATGTCTCTTTAAAAATTAGTAAGGGTGAGATCTTCGGTTTCTTAGGCCCAAACGGTGCTGGCAAGTCAACAACTATCCGCTGTATAACGGACACAATTCGTCCAAACAAGGGGAGTGTAACCATTTTTGGTAAAGACGCGAATAAAGAAGCCTCCAGCACAGAACTCAAAAATCTAATCGGCTATGTGCCAGCAGAACCAAATCTATACCCAAACTGGACCGTCGATCGGCACATCAAATTTGCAGAACATATATTTAAAGTTGATTCCAAAAGGTCTACAGAACTAAAGAAATTACTTTCAATTGATGGAGACAGAAAAGTTGGCGCACTTTCAACTGGCAATCATCAAAAACTGGCAATAATACTTGCCCTAATCCACAATCCAATGCTACTTATTCTAGATGAGCCCACAAGAGGACTAGACCCACTCTTTAGATCAACTCTTCATCAACTTCTGCGTGACTATCAAGCCCGGGGAGGGACGATTCTACTTTCTTCTCATGATTTATACGAAGTCGAAGAGCTATGCAGTAAAGTCGCAATCATAAAAGATGGAAAAATTATCGACGACACCGACCTTTCAAAACTTAAAAAAGTGGGCTCTCACTCAATTAAAGTAACCTTCAAAAAGTCAGTGCCCAAAGAATTAAACAGTTTACATATAGAGGATTTAACCACTACCATAAATAGTGCTAGTTTTTTACTCAGAGGAGATCTAAACAAACTCTTAGAAATTCTTGTTAAATACAACGTCCAACAGCTCAGTATCTCTAGCCCAACTTTAGAAGATATTTTTAAGGAGATATACTCATGA
- a CDS encoding DUF1801 domain-containing protein, whose product MNKDKRAASVDEYLKYLDNEERNELQRLREIVRKEVPEAEESISYGMPAFKYKGKPLIYFGAFKDHLSIFPTPGPIENLKEILKPYESGKGTLKYKLNEPFPEQLLKEILQTRLSQLR is encoded by the coding sequence ATGAATAAAGATAAAAGAGCCGCATCAGTTGATGAATATCTAAAGTATTTAGATAATGAAGAAAGAAATGAGCTCCAAAGACTGCGCGAGATCGTTAGAAAAGAAGTGCCAGAAGCAGAAGAATCAATATCTTATGGCATGCCGGCATTTAAATATAAGGGTAAGCCACTGATCTACTTTGGAGCTTTTAAAGATCACTTAAGCATCTTCCCAACTCCAGGTCCAATAGAAAATTTAAAAGAAATATTAAAGCCCTACGAATCAGGCAAAGGCACCCTAAAGTATAAACTTAACGAGCCATTTCCAGAACAACTCCTAAAAGAAATCCTTCAGACAAGATTAAGTCAGCTCAGATAG
- a CDS encoding GNAT family N-acetyltransferase, translating to MFMAEFDIVLDVVDERSVRLRHEHANALLTFSLDGERMSVSSVFVSSVIRRNGIGQAVLQKAREVAVERRIQRITASIISRESLDLFTKVFGEASIKTEHVGLYEMDITEVSGMEQYTNARLDFILHGEATRSAESQSL from the coding sequence GTGTTTATGGCAGAATTTGATATTGTTCTCGATGTGGTAGATGAAAGAAGTGTGAGGCTACGTCACGAACATGCTAATGCTCTGCTCACTTTTTCTTTGGATGGTGAAAGAATGTCGGTATCGAGTGTTTTTGTAAGCAGTGTTATACGCAGGAATGGCATTGGCCAGGCTGTGCTTCAAAAAGCAAGGGAAGTGGCCGTGGAGAGAAGAATTCAACGCATAACTGCTTCCATCATAAGTAGAGAAAGCCTCGATTTATTTACAAAGGTCTTCGGAGAAGCATCTATAAAAACTGAACACGTTGGACTATATGAAATGGACATCACGGAGGTCTCAGGCATGGAACAGTATACAAATGCAAGATTAGATTTTATATTACATGGTGAAGCGACTCGGAGTGCCGAGTCTCAGTCGCTATAA
- a CDS encoding 2'-5' RNA ligase family protein produces MFDQDTYIVLELPEPIASTIRKVRAEQGDNFQASMPTEITIVGSSGVGCIAQDQDPDELFKTIDEIAASTPPITVSFDKVHRFPGTDIVVMKLKDETSVRSLHQRFVESGIKFQDSNFAYMPHCTLRSKSPLADQEMEELSKLKIEGDFALHTLSVFTMPPPGKLIYTAKL; encoded by the coding sequence ATGTTTGATCAAGATACCTACATTGTTTTGGAGCTTCCCGAGCCAATAGCGAGCACAATACGTAAAGTTAGAGCTGAGCAGGGGGATAATTTTCAAGCATCTATGCCTACCGAGATAACTATTGTTGGTTCAAGCGGCGTTGGTTGCATTGCCCAAGACCAGGACCCAGACGAATTATTTAAAACAATCGACGAAATAGCAGCTAGCACGCCACCAATAACCGTCTCTTTTGATAAAGTGCATAGGTTCCCAGGCACAGACATAGTTGTTATGAAATTAAAAGATGAGACATCAGTACGATCATTGCATCAAAGATTTGTTGAATCGGGAATAAAGTTCCAGGATAGCAACTTCGCATACATGCCACATTGCACACTGAGAAGTAAGTCACCATTAGCAGATCAAGAGATGGAAGAATTATCTAAGCTAAAGATCGAAGGTGATTTTGCTCTGCATACATTATCGGTTTTTACCATGCCGCCTCCTGGGAAGTTAATTTACACTGCTAAGCTCTAG
- a CDS encoding RluA family pseudouridine synthase, translating into MKIIKKNIEGEEPTFERVDTFVAQNCDGKFSRSSVGKLISQGRVKLNGEVVKSKALKLTNGDVVEVYYQDPVADEDLRILYESDDEIVISKPAGMLSHAKGPISGEVNVADWLQPKTTDLNVQRSGIVHRLDRATSGVMILAKNPESKSWLMRQFSDRNVHKKYLAIIEGVPDQKKFRIDMPIGRNPKKLTTFYVTESGREAKTDVEVLSTNGKESLVLLSPKTGRTHQLRVHMWANGWPILGDPFYNEVFKDGQELMLHANSLTIQTSDKEWRVFSAPIPSYFLDKLVELNLKLPDLN; encoded by the coding sequence ATGAAGATAATCAAAAAAAATATTGAAGGTGAAGAACCTACTTTTGAAAGGGTGGATACTTTTGTAGCTCAAAATTGTGATGGTAAGTTTAGTCGGTCTTCTGTTGGGAAGCTAATATCTCAGGGGAGGGTTAAATTAAATGGCGAAGTTGTAAAATCTAAGGCTCTAAAGTTGACGAATGGAGATGTGGTTGAGGTATATTATCAAGATCCAGTTGCGGATGAAGATCTAAGGATTTTGTATGAGAGCGATGATGAGATCGTTATCAGTAAACCGGCCGGTATGCTCTCTCACGCCAAGGGTCCGATTAGTGGTGAAGTTAATGTGGCGGACTGGTTACAGCCCAAGACCACTGATCTTAATGTTCAGAGAAGTGGGATTGTTCATCGTTTGGATAGAGCTACAAGTGGGGTGATGATCTTGGCTAAGAATCCGGAGTCTAAAAGCTGGCTGATGAGGCAATTTAGTGATAGGAATGTACACAAAAAGTACTTGGCTATTATCGAAGGTGTGCCAGATCAGAAGAAGTTTAGAATTGACATGCCAATTGGCAGAAACCCTAAAAAGCTAACTACTTTCTATGTGACGGAGAGTGGACGGGAGGCTAAGACAGATGTTGAGGTTTTGAGTACAAATGGAAAAGAGAGTCTGGTATTACTCTCTCCAAAAACTGGACGGACTCATCAACTTAGGGTACATATGTGGGCTAATGGCTGGCCGATCTTAGGTGATCCTTTTTATAATGAAGTTTTTAAGGACGGTCAGGAGTTGATGCTGCATGCGAATAGTTTGACTATCCAGACTAGTGATAAGGAATGGCGAGTGTTTAGTGCTCCTATTCCCTCTTACTTTTTGGATAAGCTTGTTGAACTTAACCTTAAATTACCTGATTTGAATTAG